In Chrysemys picta bellii isolate R12L10 chromosome 22, ASM1138683v2, whole genome shotgun sequence, the genomic stretch CCTGGCCCGGATCATTATCGTCTGTTTCCTTTTGTCGTTTCAATGGTGTACAATGTTCCTCTTCATTTCCCCACCTGGAATCATTGCAGCCTTGTCACCGGCTGTTCTACAGCTgccacgttccaccccagaggtggctgcatttcagtggcgggtAGAGAGGCTAGAAAGTGCTAGCAGCTAGAGAAGGAAGGTAACATTCTTTTATTAACAGGCCCATGGAAAGACGGCAGTGGTGGCACATCTTCCCGCTGCAGAGCGGCTTTCCACGGCTCCCGGCCTCCCCTGATTATTAACACAGGCAACAGTCTCAGGTCTAGCTCCCCGCCCTGTGAACCCCCCACTCACACAGCACATACCGACGAATCCATTAGCCACGAATCACTGTCACCGGCCCAGGGCCAGGTGAGTAGCCCAGTTTCTAGGGTGGTTGTTTACGGGCCCGATCTAAAGCCTGTGGAAGTGAGTTCCGCTGACTCCAAGGGAGGTTGGCTCAGATCCGCTACGCCTGCCACTCGCGTTACAGGGGAATCTAGATGCCTCGACTGTGACTGGACCtcgctgtgccaggtgctgcataaACATAGGGGCAGGCTCTCTCCACTaggccctgctgcctcccagagGCTCTATCACACGCTGTCTGTTGAGGGGAGAATTCCACCACAGTCAGTCAAACCCGGGCAATGCCAGCTGGTGACACGGcctgacacccccaccccccacacgcCTCAGCATTCCTGGGTCCCACTGAGCCGTcagcccctcgcccccctcctgccccaagccAAGGCGCTCTGCTCTGCCTGTGAGAGGAGAAGCCCCCGGGCGCGGGAATGCCGCATTCCCTCCCTCTCCGTGCACTCGGGCTTCTACCACCCCTCGCCCCTTCTAAACCAGACCCACCAAGCGTGCCCTTGTGTCCTTCCCCTTCCTGGGCGGGTGGGTGCCAAGCCGGGGCAGGTGGGTGGGCGTATCCTggaggggtgaggttctggaaccaACCCACAACCACTCCTTTGGCCCACCCCGACCCCACATCTGCAGGCTCCCGGCGAGCCCAGAGCACACCCCTGGCGGGCTCCTCCCCGCCCGGCTCGGGGCTGGTTTGGTGGCTTAGCCAAAAGGGGGTGTGTGTCAGAGCTTCTCGGCAGCCCCCGGAAGCCCCCACTCCAGGGTGCAGTATCACTGGGTCCCGTAGCACTGGAGCCTGGTGCCTACCAACCGCTCCTGACTTTCGACACAACCGGTCTGCTAGCGGCCCCGTGTCCgcagccctcccccagggccactACGTGCCAACGCGGGCCCGTCTTCCCATCGCAGGCCCGACACAGCTGCCCCAACGACGCCCCTATTGCCCCTGCGGGGGCCGAGCCAGCGCTGTGTATTCCCACCCCACCTGCACTGGGGCTCGGGGCCCTGGAACCGCTCTGCACCAGCTGCCCACTAGCCTTCCCGGCCGCGGAAACGTGTGAAATCCGGAATCGGAACAGCCACCCCGGCTCCCCGCGCCAGGAGGGAGTGAGAGAGCGGGCAGGGCTCTGTTCGACCTTCCCTGCCTGCACAGGTGCCAGCTCCGTCCTGCCCCGGGGTCCGATATTGATGGGGATCCTACAAGGTGCACAAGCTGATGCTTCACGGACCCTCCGCGGCTTCAGCCCACTAGCCAGGGAGGTTTATTAAAATGCACGTGCTCCGGCTGCTGAATACGTAACAGCCAGGCCCGCAGGGCTGGACGCAGCCAGTTCCACCCGCCCAGAGAAACGTGCCCAACACGGCTCAGGCCGGGTCAGAGATCAGCAGTGAGTTAGTGACAGACGCTGGGCGACGGGCTGCCCGGGTGCCCGGGGTtccaggcaggagggggaagagcctAAACTTCTCCTGCACCAGCAGCTTCCTTCAGCTATTCCAGGGGGAAGGAGCCCCCCGCCCAAACCACCTGCAGCTCTCCTGCTACGAGACAACCAGCCTGTAATCCCCGAGGCGGCGTCCCTGCACCCCACCGCAGAGAGCCCCCGGGGTCTCaatcccccacccagccccaaacTCACAAGCCCTTACACCTTCGCAGGGAGCAAGCTGTGGCAGGCGCCGGTGCCAGGCGCCGGTGCCAAGCGGGGCTGTGCCCAGCGGGGCGGTGATGGGGCTGAGTGAGAAACACTTGATCAGCCCCAATCTAGGGGAatggactgggactggctggataGCCCTGCGTCTGCCTGTGTTAGCCAGGGCTGGAAAGAGGCtagagggagtggggaagagaaaggccaggcacagagggagctgggagccttCTGGCCTGTTGCTGGCCAGGCCTGCACCTGGCAAAGTTGGCTGCGAAACCTGCACCTAGGTGGAAAGCGGTGAAAGCAGAGGGGCCCAGCGTCCGAGTCCGATCTCCCAGGGAGCCGGGTTTAAAGACGGCTGCTTTCCCGACATTGCAGCCTCATGCTAGGGCAAGAGAGCCAGGAGCCAGGGCACTGGAGAGACAAGCAGCACCAAGAGCTGATGAGCCGGTTCTGGGGATGGGCGGGGGGGATCCCCACTTTCTGCTTTGATTAGACCTGAGCCCAAGGAAATTCTGAGATGTTGACAGTTGTTTGCATCCCGAATCAGACCAAAAcgttgaaataaaaaacaaacaaaccgtgGAACGGAAAGTTCTGAAACATCTCAATCTGGAAACATTAAGCCATCGTGTTTCGCCACCGAGCCATGTCCCACCCCAGCTGCTGCAATGCCTCAAGGGAGGGGTAGTCTGGGTGCCTTgtgccccattctcctctatgggacAAGCTCCCCAGATGGACTacgcctcccatgatgcaccatggtgcATCTTTGGAGgcgtacataagaacagccatcctatgtcagaccaatggtccatctagcccagtctcctgtcttccagctgaggccagtgccaggtgactcagggaatgaacagagcagggcacttagtgagtgatccatccccagtcattCAGGCCCAGCTTCCGGCAgtcaggggctagggacacccagagcccggggttgcatccttgagcatctgggctaatagccgttgatggacccatcctccatgaactttatctagttctttttttaacccagttatactttgtccttcaccacatcccctggcaaggagttccacaggccgaCTGGgtgttgggtgaagaaatacttcctgatgtttatttttaaaactgctgcctattcattttattGAGGGACTCTGGTTCTTGTGCAATGCAAAggggcaaataacacttccttattaccTGTCTCCACCCCactcattttatagacctctctcatatccctccACAGTCATTTTTCTAAACAGAACAGGCCCAGGCTTTTGAATCTCTCCTcggatggaagctgttccatccccctcatcagttttgttgcccttctctaacatatcctttttttgagatgggggatCGGCACTGCACACCGTGTTCAAGGTGTGGACCTACGCTGGATTTATATGggggcattatattttctgtattcTCTAACCCCTGTGCTAAtgttgtgtttgcttttttgacggcCGGTGCAccctgagtggatgttttcagagaactatccacaatgactccaagatctccttcttgagtggtaacagctcattcaGACCCCGTCATTtgatatgtagagttgggatgatgttttccaatgtgcattactttgcatttatcaacattgaatttcatctgctattttcttCCCTAGCCAGTGCCTccgagttttgtgagatccctttgtaactctttgccaccagctttggacttaactaccttaaGTCATTGTGTAGcagctgcaaactttgccacctcactgtttatgcctttttccagatcattttatgaagatgttgaacggcgctagtcccagtacagatccttggggaccctgctatttacctctccccactgtcaaaactgaccatttagtcctatcctttgtttcattGTTTAACCTGTTACCGATCtgtgagagcaccttccctcttatcctatgactccttactttgcttaagaccctttggtgagggaccttggcaagggctttctgaaagtccaagtaaacTGTATCAACACATTTGTTGACCCCCtcgaagaattctagtagattggtgaggcaggatttccctttacataagccatgttgactcttccccaacatatcatgtctgataattctgttctttactatagtttcaaccagtttgcctggtactgatgttagacttaccggcctgtaattgccaggatcgccgctggagccttttttaaaaatcagcatcacattagctaccctccgaGCATCTGGTCCCGAGGCTGATTTCAGCAATTGCTCACATACCCCGGTGAGTCGTTCTGAGGCAGCTGGGCCATAGAGAATGGGGTCTGaggcaccaaaaatcacaacaagcAGGAGGCAGTGCTCACCTGGGTGCAGATTCATGCGGAACTAACCTGCAACGAACCATCGCAGGAGAGCTGACAAACCAGACGGGTCAGAGTCAGGTTGGCCTCAGacaaaagatttatttaaaaattttctcaaacagaaaattgaaaaatgtcaGGGGAAAAAACCTGAAATTTTCCTGGGGAAAATAGTTTTACTCTGGGGGAAGCCGCACATTCTGGTGGAGAATCTCTGGCCAGCATACAGCTTATGGCTTTGAACATCTCAGCAGACTGACTAGCCGAGAAAGCCACTGACCACAGCACAGGGGACATTTCTGTAGCATTTTCCTAGTGGGGGGAAATCAGAGGATCTCTCGATCCCAGCCCCGGAGGCAGATGGCACCAGCAGAGCCAGGCTAGGCAGCATGGCTGTGGTGGTTTGATCCGTTTAGAAATCGGAACATTCCCCTGCCCAGGACACGAGGTCGTCAGACTCATGCTCAGCTCCTGCTGCGAGGAGAACTTCCACCCCAGGCAACGGTTAACCCCCCGAAGCCACGGGGGGCAGCCAGCTGCCCTGTAAATGAAGGAGACGAGTCCATAAACGCGGCACAATCTTTACAGCCGCCTGTGTCTGACACTTCCCCACGGCCGTAAAGCAATCGGACTTTGGCACAGCCCGGAACAGCACCGGGGATGGGACGGGAAGAGCCAAGGTGTTTGCCCCGCGCcgcggggggagcccagagccaagACGCAGTGGATCGGTCGGCGAACAGGCCAGCTCCGCGGCAGGAGGGAGGCGAGGGCTGGGGCAGCGCCGGGGAGCAGAGGATGAACGGGCTCTGAACCAGAAGGCACGTCGTGCTAAAGGCAGGCGGAGGGCACAGGCCGGCACGTGCACTAAGGgcaggtggggagaaggggatggctgccggcgggggggggtggggggggaggtggatttTACGCTGGGTTAATGGGGGCGACATGGGCAGGAATAACAGCACCAGCGGGAGAACTGGGCGCTGCCGTCCTGGCCCCAGGCCAGGAACagcttcctctccctgcccccgcccatgccagcctgccccagcccgcGCTGGGGGGGACCTGCCTCCAGGGATAAgctccagccccgcagcccgGTCCAGGCCGGGGCCGCCAGCACAGGGCCGCTTGGGGCCAGCTGGAATGGTATTTCAGTGCTAAGGCCCCTCTCCCCCGTCCTGGTGGGAACTAGGCTGAGACTCACCAAACTCATCTCACCAAGggccccaccctggggccagcccatctgtcccccctgcctcctccctgagcagcaGGCCAGGCCCACAGGAAGGAAGCcctggaggggccgggggggggtgtccctgaaccagcctctccaagctccccctggggctgggtggatccgtttcagggactccctccccaactcagccacccctctccatccatcggggggggggggggcctgcatgtctcccctgccccccactctcctCTGTGCTGCCGCAGGCCATTGGCGCCCACTGAGCGGCCGGGACCTGCCCCCCCCGTTAATCCTCGGCCAGGGTGACGGTGACGCGGTGCCAGGCGTTGCTCAGCACCCCCCGCAGGTTCCAGATGGGCTCCACCGTGTCGGGCTGCACGTTGTAGCTGGCGTCCACGGCCTTGCAGACAATGTCCAGCTCCGTGGCGCCGGGGGGAACGGGGGCCGTGAGCTGCCACAGGCGCCAGGCCCAGGCCCGGCCCGGCTGCTGCTCCTCGCCCGTCAGCTCGGCCACGCGCCACGTCCGGCCGCCGTCCAGCGAGACGTCCACGCGCACCACGCCGCGCCCGCCCCCGCTCCAGGCGTAGCCCTTGACCGTCAGCTCCCCGGGCGGGACGGTGGCCCCCGGCGCGGGGTCCGTGATGGCCGACTGGACGGGCAGCTCCTGGATGGCGGGGGCCGTGGTGAAATCCACCGTGTCCCAGTCCACGGCGGGCGAGAAGCCCTTGTAGTCGTTCTGCTGCCAGTGGCTTGGGCTCTCCTCCGGGCTCACGGAGACCCGGCCCAGCCACTTGACGTTGCGGGCGCCCACCACGCCCGGCACCACCACCCGCAGCGGGTAGCCGTGGTCCCGTGGCAGCTCCTCGCCGTTCATCTCGTAGGCCAGCAGCACGTCGGCCCCGCGGCCCATGGCCGTGCGGTAAGGGATGGAGGCTCCGTAGGCCACCCCGCTCAGGTCCTTATCCAGGCCCTCAAAGCAGACGTGCTGCTCACcggcctccccctcctcctccctgtagCCGGCGTGCGCCAGGACATCCCGGAGCCGGACACCGCCCCAGCGGGCCGTGCTGATGGCCgccaccccccactccagccccttcacCTGCCGGACGCGGCTCATCTCCGAGCGGCGGTTCCCGGCGCACTGCAGGGTGACCGTCACCTCGTGCTTGGGGAAGCGGCGCTTGAGCTCGGGCAGCGAGAGCGCCAGCACgcggccccccggcccctccaccTGCAGCCGGTAGCTGGCGGCGTCCACGGCCGGCACTGGGAGGTGGTTGCGTTTGAAGAAGAGCTGGTTGGGCGTCAGGTAGTTCTCGGTCAGCAGCTCGGCCGGCGGCTCCGCGTTGAAGGGCTTGAGGCTGTTGACTTGGAGGGCGGGGTGCCGAGGGGGGTCCCCAGAGTAGGGGTCCCCCTGGGTGGCCTGGCTCTGCTCCTCGGGGCTCAGCTCCCCCACCTTGTAGGCCTGCAGGATCTCCAGCACGTGCGCCTGGCTGTGCACGGCGTACATGGCCCAGAAGGGCTCCAGGGCGCCCCCCGCCGCCAGCAGGACCTTGCTCTTGCCCCCCGGGTGCAGCTCCACGAAGTCGGTGATGTCGAAGACCTCGCGGCCGTAGGTCACCCAGACCCGCTCGGCCAGGCTGCGGTGTCGCCCCACCTCCTGGCGGGTGAACACGGGGTACGGCGCCCCGGGCGCGGCCTCAGCCTTCGGCTCGGCCTCCGCCGCCTGCAGGGACAAGGAGAGGGGCTCGAGGTGCATCCGCCAACATCCACGCAGGCCTCCGAGGGCCTCACCCGCCTCGGGGGGGAAGGGATGCACCCCAGGCTACGCAGCACCTCAGGGGCAGAACTGGGAGCGgaaccaggaatcctggctcccagacccctccctgctctaaccactagaccccattcccctcccagagctggggagagaacccaggagtcctggttcccagccccccccgctctaaccactagatcccactcccctcccggag encodes the following:
- the LOC101941991 gene encoding sulfite oxidase is translated as MLLLRPIVRGRWVLQRTPRLAAVAWGSHPQACTAWTPSRTHGTWSPGDGSRRRKVMAVGALLGLGAGLAYGDHRRRAAEAEPKAEAAPGAPYPVFTRQEVGRHRSLAERVWVTYGREVFDITDFVELHPGGKSKVLLAAGGALEPFWAMYAVHSQAHVLEILQAYKVGELSPEEQSQATQGDPYSGDPPRHPALQVNSLKPFNAEPPAELLTENYLTPNQLFFKRNHLPVPAVDAASYRLQVEGPGGRVLALSLPELKRRFPKHEVTVTLQCAGNRRSEMSRVRQVKGLEWGVAAISTARWGGVRLRDVLAHAGYREEEGEAGEQHVCFEGLDKDLSGVAYGASIPYRTAMGRGADVLLAYEMNGEELPRDHGYPLRVVVPGVVGARNVKWLGRVSVSPEESPSHWQQNDYKGFSPAVDWDTVDFTTAPAIQELPVQSAITDPAPGATVPPGELTVKGYAWSGGGRGVVRVDVSLDGGRTWRVAELTGEEQQPGRAWAWRLWQLTAPVPPGATELDIVCKAVDASYNVQPDTVEPIWNLRGVLSNAWHRVTVTLAED